TGCGGGGGAAGGTGCCACGCGGGGCGGGATGAGGGTACGGGCGAAGCTTCTGATCGCCAGATCGCGCGGGCGCTTCGCGCCGTACCCTCACCCCAACCCCTCTCCCGGTGGGAGAGGGGCTTGGCTTTTCCCTTCTCCCATTGGGAGAAGGTGCCCCGCAGGGGCGGATGAGGGTGCGGGCGAAGCCTCTCATCGCCAGATCGCGCGGGCGCTTCGCGCTCCTTACCCTCACCCCAACCGCTCTCCCGAGGGAGAGGGGCTTCGGCACCTCACCAGTTGGCTGCGTCTCGCGGCCCTCGTGTCTACCAGATCGACCAGTCGTCGCGATGGCCCGCGCTTTGCCGGCCGGACGCTTGCAGGCCGTTTACGATTTGTTTACAAAGAATTCCACGCCGTCGCGGTGCAGGGGGTCGCAGCGGCCGACCCACATCCTTTCTGGAGAGAGAGACGGATGAATTTCCTGCACCGCCATCCTTTGGTCTTCGCGGTATCCCTGGTCCTGCTCGGCGGTGTCCCCGCCATCGCCGGCGCCCAGCAACAGACGCCCCCGGCCGCTCCCGGCACCGCCACCACGCTCGACAGCGTGCAGGTCACCGGCACCCGCATCCGCCGCGCCGAAGTGGAGGGCCAGGTGCCGGTGCAGACCCTGAGCCGCGCCGACATCGAACGCACCGGCCTGACCTCCATCGGCGATGTGCTGCAGGAACTCACCGCCTCCGGCTCGGCCTTGAACGCCAAGTTCAATTCCTCCGGCAATTTCGGCTTCCCCCCGGACGGCAGCGGCGTCGGCGCCGGTTCGGCGCAGGTCGATCTGCGCCATCTCGGCGCCAAGCGCGTGCTGGTGCTGGTCGACGGCATGCGCTGGGTCAACGAGTCCTCGGCCTCGGGCGTGGGTGCGGCCACCGACCTCAACACCATTCCGCTGGCCATCGTTGAGCGCGTCGAGGTGCTGGAGGACGGCGCGTCCTCGCTGTACGGCTCCGATGCCATCGCCGGTGTGGTCAACATCATCACCCGGCGCAATTTCGAAGGCGGCCAGGTCACCCTGAACTACGGCGAGTACGACAAGGGCGATGGCGCCAGCAAGGGCGTGGACCTTGCCTGGGGCCACAGCACCGAGCGCACCAGCCTGTTCCTCGGCGCCAGCTACACCAAGCAGGACCCGATCTACGCGCGCGACCGCGCGCAGTCGCTGTATCCGATTCCCGGCACCGGCCTGACCTTCGGCAGCTCGGCCACGCCGAACGGGCGCTTCATCTTCGTCGACCCCAATACCGGCGCCGAGCAGAACCTGACGCCCAACAGCGGTGTGGGCACGCCGCGCTACGACGGCACCGGCGGCTGCACCCGCAGCGACGATTACCACTGCTTCACCACCGCCGACCGCTACAACTTCGCCGCGTCCAACCTGCTGCTGACGCCGTCCGAGCGCAAGGGCGTGTTCGGCCAGTTCCGCTTTTTCTTCAACGACGACGTGCAGTGGTACCTGAAGCTGCTCGGCAACCGCCGCGAATCGACCAACCAGGCCGCGCCGGAGCCGATCTTCCTCGGTCCCGATGCGGGCACCGGCAATCCGCTGGCCGACAACATCGTCATCTCCGCCGCCAACCCGTACAACCCGTTTGGCTTCGCGCTGGATTCTGGCAGCAACCTGATCATGATCGGGCGGCGCCCGGTGGAAGGCGGGCCGCGCGTGTTCGAGCAGCGCGTGGACACCCAGTACGTCGGCACCGGCTTCATCGGCAGCTTCGAGGGCGCCGACCGCACCTGGTTCTGGGACGTCAACGGCGCCTACAGCAAGAACAAGGCCGAGCAGACCAACTACGGCAGCTACAACATCTACAACATCAACCTGGCGCTGGGCGATCCGGCGGCGTGCGCGGCGGTGGCCGGCTGCGTGCCGCTGAACATCTTCGGCGGCGCCGGCAGCATCACCCCGGACATGCTGCGCTGGATCCAGCCGGTGGTGCACGACCGCAGCCAGAACGAGCTGACCCAGTTCACCGCCAACCTCAGCAGCGACCTGTTCCGGCTGCCGGCCGGCGCGGTGTCCTTCGCCACCGGCGTGGAGTACCGCAAGTACGAGGGCTTCTACCGCCCCGATCCGCTGACCGTGATCGGCCACTACAACGGTGTGCCGTCGCTGCCGACGCAGGGCAGCTACGACGTCAAGGAGGCCTACCTCGAACTGAGCGTGCCGATCTTCGCCGACTCGCCGCTGGGCGACAAACTGGATCTGAGCCTGGCCGGGCGCTATTCCGACTACTCCACCTTCGGCGGCAAGTTCACCCCGAAGTACGGCCTGCGCTGGCAGGTGGCGCCGGACTTCGTGCTGCGCGCCAGCTACGCCGAAGGCTTCCGCGCGCCCAGCATCGGCGAACTGTACGGCTCGGCCGCGCGCGCCGACCTGACCCTGTCCGACCCGTGCTCGATCGGCCTGGGCGGTACCGCGCCGCGCGGCAGCGCCAGCAACTGCGCCGCGCTCGGCGTGCCGACCGGCTACCAGCAGGCCAACTCGCAGATCTCGGTGACCACCGGCGGCAACCGCGCGCTGGAGCCGGAGAAGGCGCGCAGCTTCAGCGCCGGCTTCGTGTGGAGTCCCTGGTTCGCCAGCAACGTGCCGTGGTCGGACCGCTTCGACGTGGAGGTGACCTTCTACCGCCACGACATCGACGGCGCGATCCAGGCGATCAACGCGCAGACCCAGCTCGACCTGTGCGTGGACACGCTGTCGCCGACCTACTGCGACGGCATCACCCGCGCCTCCACCGGCGGCATCAACGGCTTCAACAACCGGCTCACCAACCTCGGCTCGATCAAGACCGACGGCTGGGACGTGGACCTGTTCTGGAACTCGCCGGAGACCGCCGCCGGCCGCTTCAAGATCGG
This genomic stretch from Xanthomonas sacchari harbors:
- a CDS encoding TonB-dependent receptor — its product is MNFLHRHPLVFAVSLVLLGGVPAIAGAQQQTPPAAPGTATTLDSVQVTGTRIRRAEVEGQVPVQTLSRADIERTGLTSIGDVLQELTASGSALNAKFNSSGNFGFPPDGSGVGAGSAQVDLRHLGAKRVLVLVDGMRWVNESSASGVGAATDLNTIPLAIVERVEVLEDGASSLYGSDAIAGVVNIITRRNFEGGQVTLNYGEYDKGDGASKGVDLAWGHSTERTSLFLGASYTKQDPIYARDRAQSLYPIPGTGLTFGSSATPNGRFIFVDPNTGAEQNLTPNSGVGTPRYDGTGGCTRSDDYHCFTTADRYNFAASNLLLTPSERKGVFGQFRFFFNDDVQWYLKLLGNRRESTNQAAPEPIFLGPDAGTGNPLADNIVISAANPYNPFGFALDSGSNLIMIGRRPVEGGPRVFEQRVDTQYVGTGFIGSFEGADRTWFWDVNGAYSKNKAEQTNYGSYNIYNINLALGDPAACAAVAGCVPLNIFGGAGSITPDMLRWIQPVVHDRSQNELTQFTANLSSDLFRLPAGAVSFATGVEYRKYEGFYRPDPLTVIGHYNGVPSLPTQGSYDVKEAYLELSVPIFADSPLGDKLDLSLAGRYSDYSTFGGKFTPKYGLRWQVAPDFVLRASYAEGFRAPSIGELYGSAARADLTLSDPCSIGLGGTAPRGSASNCAALGVPTGYQQANSQISVTTGGNRALEPEKARSFSAGFVWSPWFASNVPWSDRFDVEVTFYRHDIDGAIQAINAQTQLDLCVDTLSPTYCDGITRASTGGINGFNNRLTNLGSIKTDGWDVDLFWNSPETAAGRFKIGWQNTFVTRYVATGAAGQVQPQRPGVEVVDSSIPEWTSNLSLDWSRGRWNASWTLRHISELTEQCGDAVAFPVCSNPVAGTNTLDAITYHDLQVGYRFDWLKGLTLSGGVNNVFDKDPPICLSCSLNGYDASTYGIPGGRYLYVRADLKF